The Drosophila suzukii chromosome X, CBGP_Dsuzu_IsoJpt1.0, whole genome shotgun sequence DNA window CTATATACAGTGTACAAAAATGTCGTTAGGAGCCAAAGTATAGACATAGAAAAAATGGGGGTTAAGTACGAGATTTTGGAAAGCAGTCACTCAAACACACAACATCCTAGCGCTCTCTCGCTCTGTAGCTTGTGCTCGCTTACTCACACCCATTCAGGcttatcaaaaatatatgtatataatatatatgtatgtatatgttaatatatatttgtgtATATTTGGAGCTAAAGCCTTATTTTCGCGATCTGATTTCTCGGCTTAGTTATGTCCTTTTTCTGAGAAATTCAAAATACGATCGATGTTATCTGATACAGCATTATTATACAGAAAAACTACACTACTAGCACTGGAATTTTCAAAATGCTTAAAGTATTAAATGTTcaaagtacaaaatataaaataacgAAAGGTTGTTCACCTAAAATCTTAGAGATGGTTTtcaagatatattttaattaaaataaactgaaaaaaatgtattccaaattcgaaatatattttttaaacgaTTCGAAACTTGGCTGAGAAATCAGTTCGTAAAAATGTGTCTTACAGGAAAACATCCATATCGGTTCAGATAAGATCGAATCGACTGAATTGTGGTGGATCGAGTTGGGAATTGGATGGGTGGGTACTCTCAGTGGGCGGGATTATCGGGGGCGAGGCAATGCCACTTTTCGTGAAAGTGGTCTGGCAATCGGATGCAGTCGAGCCACTGCTGCAGGCGGTCGCCCTTGCTCTGGGCGCCCAGTTGCAGGCTGCCGAGGAAGTCGTTGCTCTTGCCGAGATCCTTGTCCCAGACGGTCAGGATGAGCATCTCCTTGTTGAGGTCGTGGGGACTGGCCTCGAAGTAGAACTCCTCGTTGAAGATCGGATTGAGCGTGCGCCACTTGACGCTGGTCTTGTGCTTCTTGTTCTTGTGCGCATCCGGCTTGAGTTGGCTATCCATAGGGATATTCGCGGTAATTCAGAGAAGGTTAAGTGGTGCATCCTGATACTCACATCTTGACGAAGGGATCGGAGCTGCCGTTGTTGTCCATGGCCATCAGGTTGATGCACTGCTTCACGTTCACCACCAGCGCCCTTCGCTTGGTGTTGTAGCACAGTGAGAGCAGCATCTTGCCGTTGGGCCAATTCTGGGCCATCTCCGCCGCGTTGCTGTACTGGTCCTCCACGCCCAGGGGCACCGAAATCCGGTACTGCGAAGTGCTATGCACCTGAAAAAGAATCAATTggataatattttatttaagtttaatttGATATTTAAGTAAATCACTGAATTTACTTCATAGGTGTCTAACAGTATgtaacaattattttaaagaGTAACACAGTGTGTATATTTTGAAAGTCGATGATCTTTTGCTCACTTTGGCATGTGTTCTTATTGAATTGACTCACTTCAATAAACATCACTTAGAAAtatgtctaaaagtatgcaacaatattttTGGAATCGGCAAAATAATGGATTCAATCTAAAAGTTGAGGATCATTCGTTCACTGCATAGTTTTAGACATCTTCAAAGGTGTTTTCAAAACCATAGTGTCATTATTTTACGAACACCCCTTTCCCAATAggataagaaaaataaaaaatgttttaatgtgAACTTTAAACGGTTAAGAAACCTTTTATAGCTCAATTTGTTCATAGCAGACTTTCGCCTTCCGTTGCTAgtttaaatactttaaaatCCAATTACTACTTGGTTGTTGAAACCAAATAAGCTGAAAGTCAGCGGAAAGTACCCGACTGCAAAAAGGACGTAGCTTTACAACATTAACCGAATCCCTTTGTGCCACAACGTTTGTGCATAAATTCAGTTGGAAGCAGGATATGCCGGAGGGCCTTAGAAGCAATTACGCTTCCCAACGGTTGCGAAGTTCTGCACAGCAAGGAAATTTGGTATGGTTTTGCAATCAGTCTAacaaggtgtctaaaagtattcAATTTGCTACATAAAGTCGGGAAGGAGTTTAATTTTTCaaagcatacttttagacacctttagAAGAAGCAAGAAAATGTTGGTATGGTTCTGAAATCGGTTAACGAGGTGTTCAAAAGTATGCTGAAAAAGTAGGGAGCATAAAGTGGGAAAGATGTAGCTTACATTTTTATAGCATACTTTATGACACCTTCAAAtgtgattttaaaattgtaaagGCAAAGCTAATTTTTTCTGGTGTACCACCCCAAACTCACCGTGGAAAGGCAGACCTTGGCGGCGCCGAGGAAGTCGTGGCCATACTTGTCGTCGTCGAAGAGGGCAACGTAGAGCAGCGAGTTGCCCAGCTCCTCGGGCTCCACGCCGACGAACTGCAGC harbors:
- the Rph gene encoding double C2-like domain-containing protein beta isoform X2, producing MSKLRRESSFLRRGSVSSSWSISDSSGSGSNNSGNSQSQSQSQSQFQQHHQQQQLHCRDPLLGWLEIAISYREAFHSLDCTMVRARDLPAMDAAGLTDPYCKLNIITPEAHTKYTRWQRTKTVHKTRNPEFNETLQFVGVEPEELGNSLLYVALFDDDKYGHDFLGAAKVCLSTVHSTSQYRISVPLGVEDQYSNAAEMAQNWPNGKMLLSLCYNTKRRALVVNVKQCINLMAMDNNGSSDPFVKIQLKPDAHKNKKHKTSVKWRTLNPIFNEEFYFEASPHDLNKEMLILTVWDKDLGKSNDFLGSLQLGAQSKGDRLQQWLDCIRLPDHFHEKWHCLAPDNPAH